The Effusibacillus pohliae DSM 22757 genome segment CGGTCAACGCTTCCTTAGCTCAGTCGGCAGAGCGCATCCATGGTAAGGATGAGGTCGCCGGTTCGATCCCGGCAGGAAGCTCCAGACAAACCCACCGAAGGAAAGCGCGGTTTCGCGGCAACGCTGAATGCTTCGGTAGCGGTTGAAAGCAAGTTCTATTCATCCAAGTGGCGCGTTGGAGAAGTGGCTTAACTCACCGCCCTTTCAAGGCGGCATTCACGGGTTCGAATCCCGTACGCGTCACCAACATGGGGCCCCCACAAAGTATTTGGTGTTGCTGCAAAGCTTCGCTTCACTTTGTGGGGTATTTCGGAGGCTTAGCTCAGCTGGGAGAGCATCTGCCTTACAAGCAGAGGGTCGGCGGTTCGATCCCGTCAGCCTCCACCAATTTTCCATCAAACTCTTGTTCGCCAACGTACCGGAGTGGCTTTGAAGTGCAGTGCCGGGATTCTGGCGGAGCAGCAAAATTTATCATCGTCGCGGGGTGGAGCAGTTGGCAGCTCGTCGGGCTCATAACCCGAAGGTCGCAGGTTCGAGTCCTGCCCCCGCAACCAGAGTGGAGCTGTGGTGTAGTGGCCTAACATGCCCGCCTGTCACGCGGGAGATCGCGGGTTCGAATCCCGTCAGCTCCGCCACTGTTTCAAAGCGATCATTCCGCCGGCAGGTGACAACTCGCGCTGCGGAACCATCCTTGATTTACAACCGGGATACCGGAATTGCGCTTCGACAGCTCAAGCTGTGCAATCGGCAACGGAGTTGCCGTATCCTGTCTGTTTCTGCTATACTTTTGTTGTGACAAGCGCAAAGCCTATGCGGGTGTAGTTCAATGGTAGAACTCCAGCTTCCCAAGCTGGCGGCGTGGGTTCGATTCCCATCACCCGCTCCACACTGAAACCCTTGAGAAATCAAGGTTTTTTTGATTTATGGACACCAAGCGTGGCATCATTCCCGCACGAAAAATCTTCGGGGGCCCTGAATCCGGTGTCGAAGATGTTGGATCACCCAGATAACCAATAACTTTTTGCCCCCTTGGTTCTGGTAAGGTAGGGTTGACAAAGCGACATCAGTCAAATCGACAATTGGCACTATGCCGAAGGAGAGGATGTATGCGCGAATCGGTTGGCTCCCCAAAAATTTTTTGCGATATGTCAGGATAACTGACAGGGATGAAGACCCTTTCGCCTGATTTGCTGTACATTAAGGGTGCGGGATGTCCGGGCTCTTCGCATCCTGAAACTCCAACTCCACTCCTTTCTCACGGTACCTGATGCAGGTACCCTTTTTTTTTCTAAACATGTTGCTGTCGGAACGTGAATACGCGGATTGGCGACGGTCAATCGGCTGGCTCCTGTGTTCGGAGGTTTTGATCCCGATTTCTCAATGTGTTAAGATCCGGTGTAGTGGTCACCGACTACTTGTCATTTCCTGCGGATCTTGTTATAATGCAAAATTGCAAGATCGACTTTTTATACGTACCTGGAGGGATACCGAAGTGGTCATAACGGGGCGGTCTTGAAAACCGTTAGGGCGCAAGCCCACGGGGGTTCGAATCCCTCTCCCTCCGCCAGAACGAACGCCATCCGCGGCAGGATGGCGTTTTTTCATTGACAAACCGGAAGTTCGTTGTTACCATGATTGAAACACCACAAAGTTTTGAATTTGCAGAGCCGAGTTGAGATGAGTAGAATGAGGGGAGTGAAGCCGAGGAACGCGGGATCTTGTGAGACAAGACCAGCTTCGTTGAGGCTGGTCTTTTTGTGTTGAGCTGTCGGAGCCGAGATGAGCAGAGAGGAGAGGAGTGGAGCGCATGATCGCTGTGATCGACAATTACGATTCGTTTACTTACAATCTGGTGCAGTATCTGCGGGAATTCGGATGTGAAGTGAAAACGTTTCGCAACGACAAGGTGACGGTGGCCGAGCTGGCAGCATTGCCGTTGACTCATCTGCTGATTTCGCCGGGGCCATGCACGCCCGATCAGGCGGGGATCTCGCTGGAAGCGATCCGGTTTTTTGCCGGAAAAGTGCCGATCCTGGGGGTCTGCTTGGGACACCAGTCGATCGGGCAGGCGTTTGGCGGCCGAATTGTCAAAGCCAAAAGGATGATGCACGGCAAAACATCGCCCGTTTTTCATACGGGGGAAAGCGTTTTTCAGACGCTGCCCAGTCCTTTCCGGGCCACCCGGTACCATTCGTTGGTGGTGGAGAAAAACAGCCTGCCGGCCTGTCTGCAGGTGATCGCCGAGTCAGACGATGGAGAAATCATGGCGCTTCAGCATCGCGAGTACGCGATCACGGGCGTCCAGTTTCACCCGGAAAGCATCATGACCGAACACGGCAAAACGATCATCCGCAACTTTCTGGAGCAGCGGGAGAGGGTGCTCGCATGAAGACGGTCGCCAGCAAGATTCGGGTTCACTCGCAGGAGCGGGTATATCCGCGAACCGTTGACGCATTTGAGGTATTTCGCAAGCTGCACGCAAAATATGGTGCGACGTCCGCGTTTTTGCTGGATTCCGTAAGCGATCCGAAAAGCCGCTATTGTTCGTCCCTGATTGGCTTGTTTCCATTGGTGGCCTGCCGCTTCAAGGGACGGACTCTGTTGGTCGAAGGCGATCCGGCACTGATCCCGACGATCGCTGAAAACTTGCGCGGCAACGGGCATGCGCTGCCGAAATTTTCCGGTCCGCTGCCGCCGGTGTTGGATACCATCCGAAACAGTTTCGAACTGGTCGGCAAACCGGCACTGCAGCCGTATTCGTTTGGTTTCATCGGCTTTTTCTCATACGACGCGATCCGTTACTTTGAAGCGATCCCCAATACGGCGCTGGACGACCGCGGCTTGGACGACGTGCTGCTGCAGATTCATCAGGTAATCCTGCATTTTGAGCAGGATCGGATTCGGGTGGTCATCAACCGGGTGGCAGGTGTGGAGACGCCCGATTTTTCCGCGATCGAATCGTTGCTGACGGCCGACGGGGCGCCGCCGTTTGCAGGGTTTGACCCGTCGCGGCTGGTCGTGGAAGAAGATGTGCAGAAAGAGGAATATCTCGAACGCGTAAAACGGGCGAAGGAGTACATCCGCGAGGGAGACATTTTTCAGGTGGTGCTTTCCAAGCGGGACCGCGTGATCGGGCGGATTGACCCGCTGTTGGTGTACCAGCGGTTAAAGGATGTCAACCCGTCGCCTTATATGTTCTTTGTCGATTATGGCAGGTATCGGGTCTTCGGGGCGAGCCCGGAAATGCAGATCCGGTTGGAAAATGGGCTCGCGCAGATGCGCCCGATTGCCGGCACGACCAAGGGAAAAGGCAGGACGGAGGAAGAAAACCGGGCGCTGATCGAGAATCTGCTGGCGGATGAGAAGGAGAAAGCGGAACATCTGATGCTGGTCGATCTGTGTCGGAACGATCTGGGTCGGGTGTGCAAGCCGGGAACGGTGCGGGTGAAAGATTTTATGGCGGTGGAGGAGTACTCGCATGTGTTCCATATCGTGTCCACGGTCGAAGGAGAGGTCGAGCCGGACGTGTCGCCGTTTGACGTATTCTTGTCGACGTTTCCGGCCGGAACGTTGAGCGGGGCGCCGAAAGTGCGGGCGATGGAAATCATCGATGAGCTGGAGACGCTGTCGCGAGGGATCTACGGGGGAGTCATCGGCTTCTTCGATTTTCTCGGGAATATGAACACGGCGATTGTGATTCGGACGGTAATCAACCAGGACGGGGTTTCCTATTTGCAGGCGGGAGCCGGCATCGTCGCCGATTCGGTGCCGGAAAACGAATGGAACGAATGCGATCACAAGCTGCGGGCGTTGAAAACGGCACTGTTTTCATAGAATGGCAGCGAACGGAATGAGAGAAGCTACAGCGTAGGAGGTGGTTCTTCTGAAGCTGCGAGCTTCTCTTTTTTCTGCCGCGTTGGCCGGTTGTTTGACAGGCGTATTCCCAACCCCTTCTTATATCATGGTCGACAAGTCGAACAATACCCTTACGTTTTATTCGTACAATATCCCCGTCCGTACGTTTTCCGTGGCCACCGGCCGCAGCGAGGAGGACACTCCGGTCGGCACGTTTCCGGTCGTCATGCTGGTGAAAAATCCCTGGTACCTGAAACAGAACATTCCGGGCGGCGACCCGAACAATCCGCTCGGCTCCCGCTGGATCGGGCTGGAAGTGCCGGGGACGGACGGTTCCCAATATGGCATCCACGGCACCAACCAACCGGACTCGATCGGCGCTCACCAATCGGCCGGCTGTATCCGCATGCGAAATGAGGACGTCAACTGGTTATACGAGTACGTGCGAGTGGGCACGTGGGTGAGCATCGTTCCCAAGTCCTGAAAATTGTCATCTTCTTGTGATATAAAAGTATGATATAATGAGGATTGTCTTAAAAACGGAGTCGGATTTTGGCGATTGATTGAGTGTCGATTTTGGTAGAGTAAGGGGAATTGTTGATGGAACGGATCGCTCGCTTTAAAAAGAAACGGCCTTTTTACCGGCGGAAAGGGTTTCTATATAGTTTGTGTTTCCTGCTCTTGATGGTAATTGGCGGAGCCGGTTATTATGCATATTCTGTTTACAGCTTTACGCAAAAAATTTCCAAACCGACGAATCCTGACGAACCGATTGCAATGGAAGAGTGGACCGGTACGGAACGGGTGAATATTGCGCTGCTCGGTGTCGACTCGCGGCCGGGGGACGGTCCGCCGCGGAGCGATTCGATCATGGTGCTGAGCATCGACCCGCAGACCAAACAGGCCGCTTTGTTTTCTGTGTTGCGGGATACGTATTATAAGATTCCCGGTCACGGATTCCGTAAGATCAATGAGGCGTTTGCGCTAGGCGGGCCGCGATTGACTGTGGACACGGTTTCCAAATTTATGCAACTGCCGATCCATTACTATGTGAAGACAGATTTTAACGGGTTCGCCAATATAGTCGACGTGCTCGGCGGCATCGACATGTATGTGGAAAAGGACATGGATTGGCAGGATGACGGCACCTATGATATTCACCTGAAAAAAGGCTACCAGCATCTGGATGGAAAACATGCCCTGATGTACGTGCGTTTTCGCCATGATGCGATGTCCGACTTCACCCGAACGGAACGGCAGCGAAAGTTTCTGGCGACATTGGCGTCCGAGTTGAAGTCGACCAGTTCGTTGATTAAATTGCCGGATATTTTGAAAGCGATCCAGAACGATGTGGAGACCAACATGTCATTCAGCGACATGGTAAAACTGGCCAAATTGGCTTACAACCTGGATCTCAGCCAGCTGCAATCGGTGCAGCTGCCGCCGTTCCAGGATTCCACCGGATCGAAACCGGCGCTGGTCGACGCCGTCCGGAACGGGGCTGCCGTGGTGATTCCCGATTTGTACGAAACGAGACTGCTGGTTCACAAGACGCTGAATGACGGCCAAACTGTGGTCAGAACCTATGACGATCAGGCGCCGATGGTGGCGGAGGATGCCCCGCCGAAGAATACAATGTCGGCGACTCCTCCGGCGCCCAAACTGCCAACTCCGCCCGCCAACACGGGAGGAACCGGCAGCAAATCGGGCACTGGCTCGAATGGTACCGGTGGCACCAACTCCGGGGGAAGCACAGGCGGTACCGGTACCGGCGGTGGCTCCGGCACTTCAACCGGCGGGACGAAGCCGGGCGGAACCGGCGGAAGTGGCACTGGTACGGGCAATACAAACGGCGGCAGTCCGGCAGGGGGAGGGGCCGGTTCAGGTAACGGCGGGCCCACAGGTGGCGGCTCGCCCGGGGGAAGCGGAGGCGGAACAGGTACGCAAACCGTCCCCACGCCTCAGCCGCCAACTCCTCCATCATCTCCTTCCACTTCCTGAATGAGACGGGATGAATCAGACGCAGACGGGATCGTGCGGGTGGCTGATAGAGGGTCTCCAGATCGGAGACTCTTTTTCATTGCGGGATTGCGTTGTACAAGCTATCATTGATCTAGACACCATAGGATTCAAGGGGGCTTTTGCTTGAAAGCTTTAAGAATATGGCTGGCAATCGTGGCAGCAAAGGCGACTAAGCGGCTGTTGGCGGTCTTGGGCCGGAAAGGAACCACTCTGCCGGGAGCGGTCGCGCTTCGCATCTGTCCGGACTTGTTGCACTATTACGGCCGCAAACTGGAAGACCGGGTCGTGTTAGTGACCGGCACCAACGGGAAGACGACGACGAGCAATCTGCTTGCCCATTTTTTGCGGAAAGACGGGCGCGATGTGATTTCCAATTCGCTCGGCGCCAATTTGATTCAGGGGATTGCGGCCGCTCTGGTCGAAGGGGTGTCCGGGTCAAGTCGAAGCCAGTCGGCTGTGCTGGAGGTCGATGAGGCGACGATCGGCAAATTGATTGAACCGCTGCAGCCGACCGCGGTTGTGGTGACCAATTTTTTCCGGGACCAGATGGACCGATATGGGGAACTGGATACGGTCGTCGGGATGGTGGGACGCGCTCTGGAGCGTTCTCCGGCGAATACGACGCTGGTGTTAAATGCGGACGACCCGCTGGTTTCTTCGATCGCTCCACCGGGAAAAAAGACGGTCTATTACGGAATCGAGTCGAGCGCGATTCAGACGGACGAGCAGGGGGAAGTGCGCGACGGCAAGTTCTGCCGCCGTTGCGGGTCAAGCCTTCGATATAGTTTGTATCACTACGGGCAGCTCGGCTTTTATGAATGTCCGGGATGCGGGTTCAAGCGGCAGACGCCGGATCAGGCAGCGCACGACGTGCGAATGCATGAAGGGGGGATCCTGTTTGAACTGGACGGAGAGACCGGTTTTTTGAATGCGCCCGCCTTTTACAATGTCTATAACGTGCTGGCGGCGATTTCGGCTGCGAAAGTGTTGGGCGTTCCATCGCAGGTGATCGGACGTGAGATGAAGAACCTGAACATCGGGCTCGGCCGTATGGAGCGCATCCTGGTGAATGGCTGGCAAGATGCGATGCTGGCATTGGTGAAAAATCCGACCGGCTGCAACCAGGTCCTGAAAGTGATCGGCCAGATGAATCAGCCGATTGATCTGGTTTTCATCCTCAATGACCGGTACGCGGACGGCACCGACGTGTCGTGGATCTGGGACACGCATCTGGAACGGCTGCGGGAGCAACCGGGTCTGCGCCGGATCGTGGCGGCGGGGACAAGGGCGCATGATATCGCCGTTCGTTTGAAGTACGCCGGTTTGGGGGATATCACGACGATTGGGGAAGGGGATGTGGCGGCGGTCGAAGCTGCGCTTGGCGAGTTGCCGGCAGGTCACACACTGTTTATTTTGTCTACGTATACATCCCTGTATGCAGTACGGGATCACTTGTTGGAGAAAGGTCGTGTGGCAGTTGAAGCTTAAGATCGGCTATCTGTATCCGGATTTGCTCGAGGTGTACAGTGACCGGGGGAATGTCACGGTCTTGCAGAAAAGGGCGGAATGGCGGGGCATCGACGTGCAGGTGGACCACATCACGATCGGCGACAACCCTGATCTGTCAGACTATGACTTGCTGTTCGCGGGCGGCGGTGAAGACCGGGAGCAGTTGCTGGTGGCGGAAGATCTGTTGAAAAAACGGGACTCGCTGTTCAAGGCGGTCGATTCTGGCACAGTGGTGCTGGCGATCTGCGGCAGCTACCAACTGCTCGGCCATTATTTTGAAACGATTGGCGGCAATCGGATTGAAGGGATTGGCCTGCTCGATCTCTACACGATCGGCGGCCGACGGCGGCTCGTTGGCAATGCGGTCGGCAAGCTGACGATTTTTGATGAGGAGTGCACGGTTGTCGGATATGAAAATCATTCGGGCAGGACGTATCTTGGCCCGGAAATGGCGCCGCTGGCGGCGGTGGTTAGCGGGTTCGGCAATAACGGGGAAGACGGATTGGAGGGCGTCGTGGAGGGCACTGTGTTCGGCACTTATTTGCATGGGCCGATTTTGTCGAAGAATCCGCGGCTGGCCGATCATTTGCTGCAGTTGGCGCTGCGACGGAGGACGGACAATCCGTACTTGCCGCCGCTCGACGATGATTGGGAATTGGCGGCACATGAGCGCGTCGTCCGGCAATATGCCCAGATTGGACGCAGGTAGCAGGACGTAACAGGTTGCTTTACGCCATTTTGTTCGAAAATCGGATCGGCGCCCGATTGAAATTCCGGCCAGGCCGTGGTACCATATCATTTGTCGCCGCGAACAGGCAACGCGAACAGGCAATGTGTTTTGCCTTGGCGGCAAGTGATGTTCGCGGAGAGATGTCCGAGTTGGTCGAAGGAGCACGATTGGAAATCGTGTAGGCGGTTCACCCCGCCTCGTGGGTTCGAATCCCACTCTCTCCGCCAGACAACCATTGGCTCGATAGCTCAGTTGGTGAGAGCGACGGATTCATAACCCGTAGGTCGGGGGTTCAATTCCCTCTCGAGCCACCATTTTCAGCCCATTCAAATCAAACAAAGCCAAGTGGAGTGATGGCCGAGTAGGTCGAAGGCGCTCGCCTGCTAAGCGAGTATACGGGAATAAACCCGTATCGAGGGTTCGAATCCCTCTCACTCCGCCAGTTAAGCTTGCTTTCGGGCAAAGGATCCGAAGGGGCTGCCTTGAGTGGGCAGCCCCTTCGCGGTTTACCCAATCAGGTGGAAAATCAACATTCCCAGGAGATTCAAGACCACCCGCATGCTCGCTCCTGTCAGGACACGTCTTAGGAGGAACGCGGATGATTCGTACCATGCTGGTTCTTAAAGATGGGGAAATCACGACGATTTTTATGCTGCTGACCTTTATTGTCGGCGTGTACGGCATGAATTTCGACAATATGCCGGAACTGCACTGGAAATACGGATACTATGCGGTGCTCGGGCTGATGGCCGCGATCGCGCTCGGCATGGTGCTCTGGTTCAAACGAAAAGGCTGGTTTTAAGGGAGTATGGGCAGATGAACTATGATGTGATCGTCGTCGGCGGCGGACCGTCCGGCCTGATGGCATGCGTTTCCGCCGGAATGCAAGGAGCGAAAGTGCTGCTCGTCGACAAGGGGGACAGGCTTGGCCGGAAGCTGGCGATTTCGGGCGGCGGCCGCTGCAATGTGACGAATAATCGGGACATCGACGAGATTGTCAAAAATATACCGGGAAACGGGCGGTTCCTGTACAGTGCGTTTTCCATTTTTAACAACCGCGACATCATCCGATTTTTTGAGGAATTGGGGATTCGGCTGAAGGAGGAAGACAGGGGCAGAATGTTTCCGGTCTCGAATCGGTCGAAAGATGTGGTCGAAGCCCTGATCCGAAAAGTGAAAGAAGTGGGCACGGAGATCCGCGTGCATGCCCCCGTCGAGCGGGTACTCTATCAGGATGGACAGGTAGTCGGGGTCCGCTTGCGTTCAGGCGAAGAAATCGACGCCTGCAACGTGATTGTGGCGGTGGGCGGGAAGTCGGTGCCGCATACAGGTTCGACCGGTGACGGATACGCGTGGGCTGAAGAAGCGGGTCATACGATCACGGAACTGTTCCCGACGGAAGTGCCGATCACGCTGAACGAAGATTTTATCCGGGAACGGCGGTTGCAGGGATTGTCCCTGCGCAACATTCATCTGGCGGTGTACAACGCAAAGGGCAAAAAAATGGTCGAACACGAAGGCGATATGATCTTTACCCATTTTGGCATTTCCGGGCCGGCGGCACTCCGCTGCAGCCAGTTTGTGGTGAAAGCGCTGAAACAGTCGAACGGGCAGGACATCCGGATGACGATCGACCTGTTTCCGGAAAAAACAGAGGACCAGATTTTTCACGAGACGTATGAACTGGCGAAGCGGGAACCGCGGAAAGCGGTAAAAAATGTGCTGAAAGGCTATTTGCAGGAGCGGATGATTCCGCTTGTGCTGGAGCGGGCAGGGCTGCGGGACGACATTACGTTCGCCAACCTGCCAAAAGCACCGTGGGCCAAAATGGCCCATTTGCTCAAAGCGTTTCCCCTCAGAGCGAACGGCACGCTGACGATCGAGGAAGCGTTTGTCACCGGCGGCGGCGTCAATCTGAAGGAAATCGATCCGAAGACGATGCAATCGAAGCTGATGCAGGGCTTGTTTTTCTGCGGGGAGATCCTGGATATTCACGGGTATACGGGAGGGTACAACATCACGGCTGCGTTCAGCACGGGTTACACCGCCGGAAAAAGCGCCGCGGAGCGGGCCTTGCGGCTGAGTGGGCAATAACGAACGGCCGCGCTTTTCACGCCGCGGCCGCCCGCTTGTGGACCGTTATTCTGTTGCGAAGCTTTCGTACGCCTGCACCACACGGTTCCACTCTTCGTCATCTTCAATATCAATCAAGTATTCTTCTCCGTTTTCATCCGCTTCGATCCGCAAGATGACCGCTTCCGCCGCTTCCTGGTCGCGCGGCACCAGGATCGCGTAATTTTTGTCAGACACTTCCATCACGTCAATAATCACGAACTCGTGATCGTTCCCTTCATCGTCGGTCAACACGACAACATCGTGCTCGTGGTCGCAGTCAGGACCATGCACGTGGTTATGTTCGGTCATTGTGGCAACCCTCTTCTCTGTTTCAGAATCAATGCTTCGATTCATGATACCATGGTAAAACTTGCCCCGTCAAATAAAAAAAGGAGAACGAACCGTTCTCCCGATTTGCGTCCCTATTGTCAGCCGCTGCCGCAACCGCCTGCGGATGGCCGCGGATACGGCACGCCGTTCACCTTGCCGGTGATGCAGTTGGCCAGCAATGTGGTGACCGATTGCAGCAGTTCGTCCACCTTGCTGCATGCTTGCTTAAACGCCGTTACCTCAGGAAACTGATCGAGCTGTTCGATCAGAGCGTTGATCGAATGTTCCAGCTCCTGCAGGTGAGGCCCCTGACTGTACCCCTGCAACTTTTCGTGCTCTGCCTGCATGTCCCGCAATTTTCGCAAGAGCGGTTTGATCTGCGGGTGGGCTTCCATCTTCTCTTTTGCCTGTTTATATACTTCCACTTCGGGGGAATCGGCGATCAAACAGCCCAGTTCATAGGCTTGTCCCCAGAGTTCGTTGTGGTCCACCATGGTGTACTCATCCTCCCTTATACCAGACAGTATAAAGAAAAGCCCGCGGGAAGTCACGGGCTTTTCACGGCTTCACAAATGATTAGTGGTGGTAATTGTGCACCGCATTGTGGTGTTTGAATTTTTCATCTCGCTTGTTGTCGATCTTTTCGATCCACAGACCGATCGCCAGCGAGGCCAGCAGGGTGATTCCCAGCACTGCGTACGATTTTGAAACGAGGCCGATCACGACCGACGCGAACACCAAGACGAAGAAGAAATACCGGTTCCCCCGTGTCACTGCGATCCCTCCTTTGTCTGCAAGTATAGCAAAAGAAACGGGCTTCGACCAGTCGGTCGGCTTGCTGCAGATTCGAAATTCCGAAGACAAATTTTTCCCCCAAATGGTAAGCTGACCCGGAATTCGTGTTCGAATTTTTGTTAGAAACAAGCTGCTGCATTTACTTGACGGAGCCCGGAATTATTTTTATGCTAAATGGGAATAGAAAGAGTGGAAGGAGGCGTCAGCGATGTGGGGTCTCTTGGCGTTTATCGGCGGAGTTTTCTTGCTGTTGTTTATGTGCGCGAACATCACGTCGGAAAAATTTAATGAAGCGATCAAAAAGCAGCATGAGCAATGGGAGCAGTAGATGCAGGCAGGCGGAGCGTCCCCTGCTTTTTTTCTAAGCCGATGTTGGGAGTGTGTGGCATGAAACCTGTCTTGACGTTCCCCAAGGCCGATCATTACGCTTTTTTTTATGAAGAAGCGCACCTGATGCTTGTGAGCTGGCAGCGGGATGACAAAAAAGAGCTGTACCGCATCGCCGGACAGCAGGGGGAAACGCTGCAGCTCGATTACCCAGGCGAACTGTATACGGAACGCGTGATGGAACTGATCAGCCGGATTTTTTTCATCACCGTGCAGGAGGAAACACAGGAGAAAGCGTACGCGTTAGGCGCGTTCTTCAGCTTGCGCGACCAAGGCTACGCGGTCTATTACGAGCGGGAAAAAACGTCCCATTCGCAACTGGTTTTCTTCCGGGTGGCGGAAGAAGCGGACGGATACGGCCTGCAGGTGGTCGAAGACGAAGCGGAACAGAACTTGGTCGTCAACGAGATCGAACAACGGTACGGCAGTTTTCTGCATATCCACTAGCAATGGCCTCCGCAGATACATAAGAAGCATTGACAATTGTTGAAACCGGGCGAATGCTTGTGTTACCATGAGATAGGAAATTTGGCGACGGAAAGGTGCGACAGTCAATGAAAAAGGCGCTGCTGCTGATTGATGTGCAAGAAGATTTTCTCGGCAATCTGGGCAATTTGGACTACATTGTCCGGCTGAGCCAACAGTATCTGGATCAAAACGCGAACGAATATGACCTGATTATCACCACGACCTGGAAATATGAAGACAACGAAGGCAAGGACACATTGCTGATCTCCCATCCGAAAGCGAAGCGGGTGGAAAAGAGAACCTACTCCGCATTCAATGAGGAAGTGAAAAAACTGCTGGAAGAGCATCAGATCGAACTTGTCCATCTGGGCGGCATGGACGCCGAAATGGCCGTCATGGCGACCATGTACAGCCTGCTGGATAACGGGTACAAGGTGCAGATTCTGGAACCGCTGCTCGCTTCCTACCATGCGCGGAACTGGGAAGCGACGACGATTATGAAGCACGTGCTCGGCGAAGAAAATGTGTTGCGCGTCGGTGGCGACCGCGTGTGGGTGTAAGTGACAGCCGAGACACTTTTTGTCGGGTGTGATTCCCTGCTGCCAGGGTCAAACTAGTGATACGATGCTGGCGCTTGGGGGGATCCACGTGTCATGGGTATACTGGGCAGGTTTGTACGACAGCAAGTTTGAAGCCTACTGCGCCGTCATGTGGGTGGAAGGCGACAAGCGGATCTATGGGAACCATCCGCCGCGTGAAGTGGAATTGTATCGGACACGAAAAGGCAAATATGGCGTTCGGTTTCGTTCCGACAGAACCCGATGAAAAAACAGGAGCCACCGCGACAGGTGGCTCTGCTTTTGGCAAGTCCTTACCGTGCCGTAGCGGAGGCAGGGTTCGGCCGGGCGGCGGGCGCGGCTGCTTGCGGAACGGCCGGCTGCTCGGTTGTCGAAATCCCGATCGCATGCATCATCGGGCAGACACGGGTGACGCCGGATATGCGGATATCATGAGAAAGAGAATTTGTAACGGCGGGCACTTTCAGGAAAGGGACGGATGTGGCATACTGAATACGAAACGGGAAGCATCGCTTGAAGGAGGCGTACATAGATGAATCTGGTGCCGATTGTGGTTGAACAGACGAGCCGCGGAGAACGCTCGTACGACATTTATTCCCGTCTGTTGAAAGACCGGATTGTGTTCTTGGGAAGCGAAATCGACGACATGGTCGCCAATTCGGTGATCGCCCAATTGCTGTTCCTGGCGGCGGAAGATCCGGAGAAGGACATCCACTTGTATATCAACAGCCCGGGCGGTTCGATCACCGCAGGCATGGCCATCTATGACACGATGCAGTACATCAAGCCGGACGTATCCACCATCTGCATCGGGCTGGCCGCTTCGATGGGCGCATTCTTGCTGACGGCCGGGGCTAAAGGCAAACGGTACGCGCTGCCGAACGCGGAAGTGATGATTCACCAGCCGCTGGGCGGGGCGCGCGGCCAGGCGGCCGACATCAAAATCGCCGCTGAGCGGATTCTCCGCATGCGCGACACGCTGAACCGGATCATTGCGGAACGGTCCGGGCAGCCGCTGGAGAAGGTGGAACGGGATACCGACCGCGACTATTTTATGACCGCGGAAGAAGCGAAAGAATACGGCTTGATCGACAAGGTCATCGAAAAAATCTAGGGTTTTCCGCATGAACGAACTGGAAGCCATCATCCGGCAGC includes the following:
- a CDS encoding type 1 glutamine amidotransferase, which translates into the protein MWQLKLKIGYLYPDLLEVYSDRGNVTVLQKRAEWRGIDVQVDHITIGDNPDLSDYDLLFAGGGEDREQLLVAEDLLKKRDSLFKAVDSGTVVLAICGSYQLLGHYFETIGGNRIEGIGLLDLYTIGGRRRLVGNAVGKLTIFDEECTVVGYENHSGRTYLGPEMAPLAAVVSGFGNNGEDGLEGVVEGTVFGTYLHGPILSKNPRLADHLLQLALRRRTDNPYLPPLDDDWELAAHERVVRQYAQIGRR
- a CDS encoding BaiN/RdsA family NAD(P)/FAD-dependent oxidoreductase, encoding MNYDVIVVGGGPSGLMACVSAGMQGAKVLLVDKGDRLGRKLAISGGGRCNVTNNRDIDEIVKNIPGNGRFLYSAFSIFNNRDIIRFFEELGIRLKEEDRGRMFPVSNRSKDVVEALIRKVKEVGTEIRVHAPVERVLYQDGQVVGVRLRSGEEIDACNVIVAVGGKSVPHTGSTGDGYAWAEEAGHTITELFPTEVPITLNEDFIRERRLQGLSLRNIHLAVYNAKGKKMVEHEGDMIFTHFGISGPAALRCSQFVVKALKQSNGQDIRMTIDLFPEKTEDQIFHETYELAKREPRKAVKNVLKGYLQERMIPLVLERAGLRDDITFANLPKAPWAKMAHLLKAFPLRANGTLTIEEAFVTGGGVNLKEIDPKTMQSKLMQGLFFCGEILDIHGYTGGYNITAAFSTGYTAGKSAAERALRLSGQ
- a CDS encoding DUF1292 domain-containing protein, yielding MTEHNHVHGPDCDHEHDVVVLTDDEGNDHEFVIIDVMEVSDKNYAILVPRDQEAAEAVILRIEADENGEEYLIDIEDDEEWNRVVQAYESFATE
- a CDS encoding YlbF family regulator is translated as MVDHNELWGQAYELGCLIADSPEVEVYKQAKEKMEAHPQIKPLLRKLRDMQAEHEKLQGYSQGPHLQELEHSINALIEQLDQFPEVTAFKQACSKVDELLQSVTTLLANCITGKVNGVPYPRPSAGGCGSG
- a CDS encoding cysteine hydrolase family protein, which encodes MKKALLLIDVQEDFLGNLGNLDYIVRLSQQYLDQNANEYDLIITTTWKYEDNEGKDTLLISHPKAKRVEKRTYSAFNEEVKKLLEEHQIELVHLGGMDAEMAVMATMYSLLDNGYKVQILEPLLASYHARNWEATTIMKHVLGEENVLRVGGDRVWV
- the clpP gene encoding ATP-dependent Clp endopeptidase proteolytic subunit ClpP: MNLVPIVVEQTSRGERSYDIYSRLLKDRIVFLGSEIDDMVANSVIAQLLFLAAEDPEKDIHLYINSPGGSITAGMAIYDTMQYIKPDVSTICIGLAASMGAFLLTAGAKGKRYALPNAEVMIHQPLGGARGQAADIKIAAERILRMRDTLNRIIAERSGQPLEKVERDTDRDYFMTAEEAKEYGLIDKVIEKI